GTCAAGCATCAATCTGGACCAAATGCCTTGCTCCTCCTTCAGTTGCTTCACACACCTTTCATTGTCTACAGAATGAGGACATGCCGTCGTCTATAGCATGGCAAGATAACAACAGGCCGGGCAAGGCTATGTCAAGATCAAATGGTTCTCTAGGGCTATAAAGGGCACTGCCAAGTGCCAAGACATCGGTAGAATGGAACTGGCGTATCACAACTTGCGATGTTCATAGTCTTCTAGATCTCCCTATAATACACCATTGTGCTTTCGATGTTGTGCCATGGCAATATTGTTATCTCACCTTATTATCGGTAGTTCAGTACTGCAACAGAAATACTCGTAAGTGATATAGCATTTGTATTGATGAACAAACTGTTTTGAGAGTGTTCATCAGTGCCCGTGAATATGGTGAAGTTTTTCTAGATTGCATATAGTGAAGTTATGAACACGCTAAATAGAATGAGAATGGAAAGCGCTAAATAGCATAACTACTCAAGTCTCAAACCATTGATCATGCACAGTTTTAGTTAGAGCCCTCTAATTCAACCCTAATTCAGTAATAATGCCATAGAAACAATTAGTCTTTAGTAATTCACAGCAAAGCCCTAACCTAGTATACGAGAGCCAGTTGTAACAAGAGCTATTTCTTGTTATGCCAGCCTCCCAGGTTTTAAGAACGAAACAAACTTATACTGGAGGCAAAGTGATTGTTTACTCACAGGAAGACAGTAGCTACAAGTTTAGAGGACATATGTTTCGATGAGGCATTCACTAGAACAACATGTATATTGTATAACTAGCAAGTCCAGAATTTTTTGCACAGTTTTCTATCATCACTGGTATAACATGGGAAGTACAGAACAGAAATAAATTGGTAGAAATACCCAGTAACTTCTATATCATAAAGCAAGCAGTATAAAATTCAAATGAAGGGTGGGAATCTACCGAGAGAGATAACCTCCTCTCGCTGTTTGTCCGAATAGTAATTTCAACATACAAAATCTCACAACAAGCATAGCTAAGACAAGCATCTGCCAACTATAAGCTAAGGTACCTCACTAATCAGCTTTCACTGAAGCAGAGGTTTCAGCAGCCGAAGTTGAGGAACACACATTGTGCAACATCTTGCTGTCGGACGAGCAGTGCGACGCTTTAAACTTCTTGAACTTCCACACAGATGTGATCTTCACCGGCACAGGATCGTCACCAGGAGCCcttgcatctgcaaaaaacGGTCGTTTTTCTGCGCCATTTGACTTTACTTCATCATATCCTATAGAATCTCTAGAGGGTTCTGTTTCTTTATGCTCTTCTGTCTCTTTACCATTAGTGTGGTTCAAAAGCAGTTGCTTCCTCTTGATCTTCACTTTCCGACCAGCGCTTATGTTTCCGATTCCAACTCCATTATCAGCGTTCCAAGAAGAGTCTCCACCATCGTGGAGACCCATAATCTTGGAAAACTGAACATTTCTCTCGCTAGATTTCCCTACAGAGCGTCCGTTAGCGAACCCGCCAACCTCAGTTAGGGCATGACTCGAAGAGCCATTGCAGGCAGCATCACCCCCACCCTCATTCCGGTACCCCTCTTTCCCGGCGCCGAGACTGCGCGGTCTCTTCGGTCCAGTGAAAGATATCCGCGGCGAGCTATTCATCACGCGGTGCAGCTTCCGAGCGACCTCTTCATCGCTCTCGTTGCGCCTACGAGGCCTGGAACTATCACCCAAGGCCCCCTTCCCCTCCCTTACCCGCCCATTCGGTTTGTACAAGAGCTTGACCTGGACATGCTTCTTCCTCGATTTCGCCTTGAGCTGGATCCCATTCCTCGAcgcaccaccgccggcgccggacaTGTAAACGGAGTCAAGGAACTCCATGGCAGCCCGGGCAGCAGCCCTAGACTTGGCAGCCACGGCCGCCTTATCCCACGCAGCagcccgggcggcggcggcggcatcggcagCGGCGGACGCGGCTGACCGGGCAGCCTGGACGATCTCGTCAATCGAGGGCGGcgcgctcgccggcgggcCCATCATCGCGCGGAGGCGGGCCGCGAGATCGTCGGAGAGGAGCAgcgggcacggcggcggtggcgggtcGGCAtcgaaggaggaggccgcggcggccgaccTGAACCCGGCGAGCAGCCGCTTCCGCGGCGGCAGGTGCGTGTTCAGATCCGACGGCTCCATTACCAGATCACACCCAAACAGATCATCAGACCTcaatcagcagcagcaacagcagcagtggcgacaggaggaggaggaagacgaggccgatgAGCTGAATCCCTGCCGCATCCGCTGGCCCTagcaagaaacaaaaacatcagaagaacaacaaagagaaaaaaaaaacgttccTTTAGCAGCGGAAATCGGATCGGAGGCGCGTGGGattggcgcggcggcgaga
This is a stretch of genomic DNA from Brachypodium distachyon strain Bd21 chromosome 1, Brachypodium_distachyon_v3.0, whole genome shotgun sequence. It encodes these proteins:
- the LOC100838971 gene encoding uncharacterized protein LOC100838971 is translated as MEPSDLNTHLPPRKRLLAGFRSAAAASSFDADPPPPPCPLLLSDDLAARLRAMMGPPASAPPSIDEIVQAARSAASAAADAAAAARAAAWDKAAVAAKSRAAARAAMEFLDSVYMSGAGGGASRNGIQLKAKSRKKHVQVKLLYKPNGRVREGKGALGDSSRPRRRNESDEEVARKLHRVMNSSPRISFTGPKRPRSLGAGKEGYRNEGGGDAACNGSSSHALTEVGGFANGRSVGKSSERNVQFSKIMGLHDGGDSSWNADNGVGIGNISAGRKVKIKRKQLLLNHTNGKETEEHKETEPSRDSIGYDEVKSNGAEKRPFFADARAPGDDPVPVKITSVWKFKKFKASHCSSDSKMLHNVCSSTSAAETSASVKAD